One Armatimonadota bacterium genomic window carries:
- a CDS encoding PEP-CTERM sorting domain-containing protein codes for MRGPTSVVTTIFKSPVRRTIQPSKPAKEHRSEVTSNSLLDSFFRFCWNDPVLSCIVVMSRGHRTFRGENMKTPFVHVALGVVVFGLVPVASADMFTVTVENLGPQPLSPMIGIAHNSSFDIFTEGQTASLGIKKIAEGGDTSAMESIVAAAGSDIGGWGKVAGGPLGTGDIRSFTISTDSDHPWFSFAMMLGKTNDGWLGIGAGDGALNLYSGMTAVGGMYLAKGADAWDAGTELNTQNAADLGFLGGSGNPADTDSNLIRHHAGIIPNVGDSWQQMPAWTQDQNLARVTIAPVPEPASLAVLGIGALALVRRRRNKAS; via the coding sequence ATGCGAGGGCCAACCTCGGTCGTCACAACCATCTTCAAATCGCCCGTTCGTAGGACGATACAGCCGTCGAAACCGGCTAAAGAACACCGCTCGGAAGTCACGTCCAATAGCCTACTCGATTCTTTTTTTCGGTTTTGTTGGAACGATCCGGTACTTTCGTGCATTGTGGTTATGTCCCGTGGCCACCGGACTTTCAGAGGAGAAAACATGAAAACACCATTTGTGCACGTAGCACTTGGCGTCGTCGTTTTTGGGCTCGTACCGGTCGCATCGGCCGATATGTTTACGGTCACGGTCGAGAATCTCGGCCCTCAGCCGCTCAGCCCGATGATAGGCATTGCGCATAATTCTTCGTTCGACATTTTCACCGAGGGGCAAACGGCTTCGCTGGGCATCAAGAAGATCGCCGAAGGCGGCGACACGTCCGCGATGGAATCGATCGTCGCAGCCGCAGGCTCCGACATTGGTGGCTGGGGCAAAGTCGCTGGTGGCCCGCTGGGTACCGGTGACATCCGATCCTTCACCATTTCGACCGACTCAGACCACCCGTGGTTCTCGTTCGCGATGATGTTAGGCAAAACCAACGACGGATGGCTGGGTATCGGAGCTGGCGACGGCGCGCTCAACCTGTACTCGGGCATGACCGCAGTTGGCGGCATGTACCTGGCGAAGGGTGCCGACGCTTGGGACGCTGGCACTGAACTGAACACTCAGAACGCCGCTGATCTCGGCTTCCTCGGCGGCTCTGGCAATCCGGCCGACACCGATAGCAATCTCATCCGCCACCACGCAGGAATCATCCCCAATGTCGGCGACAGCTGGCAGCAGATGCCGGCATGGACTCAGGACCAGAATTTGGCCCGAGTCACGATTGCTCCGGTTCCTGAACCCGCATCGCTCGCCGTTCTCGGCATCGGCGCGCTCGCGCTCGTGCGACGACGCCGCAACAAGGCATCCTAG
- a CDS encoding pyruvate dehydrogenase complex dihydrolipoamide acetyltransferase: protein MTEVIMPKMGDGMEEGTLNEWLKKDGEKVKSGEVIGTIQTDKATLELEAPASGVLTGILLQAGGTVPVGKAIAAILKDGESLPSGWGSGSSTPAAPAAEAAPVAEAPATASAPVATTAVSERIKASPLAKKIARDRGIDLAGITGSGPDGRIVQKDVLGATPGSAPAPAATKAPAFAPIAASAEDTTFPLNKIRQITAKRTQESKQQVPHFYVTVEVDVEKILALREMFEEEESGKVSINDFVVKASALALRDMPQVNAAFQGDKLLIHGGVHIGIAVALEDGLTVPVVKNVDLKPLRQINAEVRDLAKRAKDNKLSMDELSGSTFSISNMGMLDVDNFLAIVNQPNAAIVAIASVRKRVVVNDEGEIEVRSKMNITGSFDHRVADGAIGAKFINVIKSYLENPTRLLQ from the coding sequence ATGACCGAAGTGATCATGCCCAAGATGGGCGACGGAATGGAAGAAGGCACGCTCAACGAGTGGCTGAAGAAAGACGGCGAGAAGGTGAAGTCGGGCGAAGTGATCGGTACGATCCAGACCGACAAGGCGACGCTCGAACTGGAAGCTCCCGCGAGCGGCGTCCTGACCGGCATCTTGCTCCAAGCGGGCGGCACTGTACCCGTCGGCAAGGCCATCGCCGCCATTCTAAAGGATGGCGAGTCGCTTCCGTCCGGTTGGGGCTCGGGCTCTTCGACTCCGGCTGCACCCGCCGCCGAAGCCGCTCCCGTTGCTGAGGCTCCTGCGACTGCTTCTGCTCCGGTCGCCACCACGGCAGTTTCCGAGCGCATTAAGGCTTCTCCGCTGGCCAAAAAGATCGCCAGGGATCGAGGCATCGATCTTGCCGGTATCACCGGTTCCGGTCCCGACGGCCGCATCGTGCAGAAGGACGTTTTGGGCGCGACTCCCGGCTCCGCTCCGGCTCCCGCCGCCACCAAGGCGCCGGCATTCGCTCCGATTGCCGCATCTGCCGAAGACACGACATTCCCGCTCAACAAGATTCGCCAAATCACCGCCAAGCGAACCCAGGAGAGCAAACAGCAGGTTCCCCACTTCTACGTCACTGTCGAGGTCGACGTCGAGAAGATTCTCGCCCTTCGCGAAATGTTCGAAGAAGAGGAGAGCGGCAAGGTTTCCATCAATGACTTCGTGGTGAAGGCCTCGGCCCTCGCCCTGCGCGACATGCCTCAGGTGAACGCGGCCTTCCAAGGCGACAAGCTTCTGATTCATGGAGGCGTGCACATCGGAATCGCGGTAGCGCTGGAAGATGGTCTCACGGTCCCCGTCGTTAAGAACGTCGACCTTAAACCGCTTCGCCAGATTAATGCCGAAGTACGCGATCTCGCCAAGCGCGCCAAGGACAATAAGCTGTCGATGGACGAGCTTTCTGGTTCGACCTTCAGCATCTCGAATATGGGAATGCTTGATGTCGACAACTTCCTCGCTATCGTCAATCAGCCCAACGCCGCCATCGTCGCCATCGCGTCGGTGCGCAAGCGAGTGGTGGTGAACGACGAAGGCGAAATCGAGGTTCGAAGCAAGATGAACATCACCGGCTCGTTCGATCACCGAGTGGCCGACGGCGCAATCGGCGCCAAGTTCATCAACGTGATCAAGAGCTACCTTGAGAACCCGACGCGTCTGCTTCAGTAG